A single Nitrosospira multiformis ATCC 25196 DNA region contains:
- a CDS encoding PEP-CTERM sorting domain-containing protein, translating to MKLLRQLIAAGILVFAIQNAGAAALTVTYTMFDLTDSTPGTDRWQVTYHVTGSLTAFEGFNVLFAPTDFVGLAAESVPSGWFAYTIGPDLIFAADGIFSASTDGTGALPADFIVSFDWTGSGTPGSQSYEIFDDSFNVVAISATMPAAIDPGNPLPEPGSLFLIGAGLAAFVMGRRKYQKR from the coding sequence GTGAAACTTTTAAGGCAATTAATTGCTGCAGGCATATTGGTCTTTGCAATCCAAAACGCAGGTGCGGCGGCGTTGACGGTGACTTATACAATGTTCGACCTTACGGATAGCACACCCGGAACCGATCGCTGGCAAGTTACTTATCACGTCACGGGTTCACTGACTGCGTTTGAAGGTTTCAATGTATTGTTCGCTCCCACAGACTTCGTCGGGCTCGCCGCCGAATCTGTACCCTCCGGATGGTTCGCCTACACCATAGGTCCAGATCTCATATTTGCTGCTGACGGCATTTTCTCGGCATCAACTGATGGAACTGGCGCATTGCCCGCTGATTTTATAGTGAGCTTTGATTGGACCGGCTCTGGCACTCCGGGCTCACAATCATATGAAATATTCGATGATAGTTTTAATGTTGTTGCGATCAGCGCAACTATGCCAGCAGCCATCGATCCAGGCAATCCGCTTCCTGAACCTGGAAGTTTGTTCCTGATCGGTGCTGGCCTGGCTGCTTTTGTCATGGGCCGCAGAAAGTATCAAAAGAGGTAA